Proteins from a genomic interval of Hydrogenophaga sp. PAMC20947:
- a CDS encoding ATP-binding cassette domain-containing protein, with translation MTLSIQIQHIGSAQRELLRNLRFDVAPGQILTLMGASGSGKSSVLAAIAGTLASVSEGGQALRFEGTVSLEGNDVTHLPTAQRCIGLLFQDPLLFAHMTVAENLLFAVPPGPRAQRLAKVQQALLDAELADYGERDPATLSGGQRARVALMRALLAQPCALLLDEPFSKLDAALRDQFRRFVFDHIRRQGIPAVLVTHDAADIADPAFVIELNHA, from the coding sequence ATGACACTCTCTATCCAAATCCAGCACATCGGCAGCGCCCAGCGCGAACTGCTGCGAAACCTGCGTTTCGACGTGGCGCCCGGCCAGATCCTCACGCTCATGGGCGCCAGCGGCAGCGGCAAAAGCTCGGTGCTCGCGGCCATCGCCGGTACGCTGGCCAGCGTGAGCGAAGGCGGGCAGGCGTTGCGTTTTGAAGGCACGGTATCGCTGGAAGGCAACGATGTCACCCACCTGCCCACCGCCCAGCGCTGCATCGGCCTGCTGTTTCAAGACCCGCTGCTGTTCGCCCACATGACCGTGGCAGAAAATCTGCTCTTCGCCGTGCCACCCGGCCCGCGCGCTCAGCGCCTGGCCAAAGTACAACAGGCCTTGCTGGACGCCGAGCTGGCCGACTACGGAGAGCGCGACCCGGCCACGCTCTCCGGCGGCCAGCGAGCCCGCGTGGCTCTCATGCGCGCCCTGCTCGCCCAGCCTTGCGCGCTGCTGCTCGACGAACCCTTTTCCAAGCTCGACGCCGCGCTGCGCGACCAGTTCCGCCGGTTCGTGTTTGATCACATCCGCCGCCAAGGCATCCCCGCCGTGCTCGTGACCCACGACGCGGCCGACATCGCCGACCCGGCATTCGTCATCGAGTTGAACCATGCTTGA
- a CDS encoding CDP-alcohol phosphatidyltransferase family protein → MLDRAIQTAIKPLLTKAARALVAVGIGADALTVIGFMVGMAAAVAIAFESYMAGLVMLLISRLMDGLDGAVARETTPTDRGGFLDITLDFLFYASIPLAFAIANPAQNALPAAVLLAAFIGTASSFLAFAIVAEKNRMASTAFPDKSFYFLGGLTEATETIVALSAMCLWPEAFPLIAYGFAVLCAITIVMRIGWGWQRFR, encoded by the coding sequence ATGCTTGACCGCGCCATCCAGACCGCCATCAAACCCCTGCTGACGAAAGCCGCGCGCGCTTTGGTCGCGGTGGGTATCGGCGCCGACGCACTCACCGTGATCGGTTTCATGGTCGGCATGGCCGCTGCCGTGGCCATTGCCTTTGAGTCCTACATGGCCGGGCTGGTGATGCTGCTGATCTCGCGCCTCATGGACGGGCTCGACGGCGCCGTGGCCCGCGAAACCACACCCACCGACCGTGGCGGTTTTCTCGACATCACGCTGGACTTCCTGTTTTACGCCAGCATCCCACTGGCTTTCGCCATAGCCAACCCCGCGCAAAACGCCCTGCCCGCTGCCGTCTTGCTTGCCGCTTTCATCGGCACCGCCAGCAGCTTCCTGGCCTTTGCCATCGTGGCCGAGAAAAACCGCATGGCATCCACCGCATTTCCCGACAAGAGTTTTTATTTTCTGGGTGGCTTGACCGAAGCCACCGAAACCATCGTCGCCCTGAGCGCCATGTGCCTCTGGCCCGAAGCCTTCCCGCTGATCGCCTATGGGTTTGCCGTGTTGTGTGCGATCACCATCGTGATGCGGATTGGGTGGGGGTGGCAGCGGTTTCGGTGA
- a CDS encoding alpha/beta hydrolase, which translates to MRILIPWALSALLLAGCSTLPSASERQAHAMALASSKGWLSSHIPAGDFDLVAYAPPSLTAGKPLTVYIEGDGFAWISGTQPSTDPTPRDPLALRLALAQPAGHAVYLARPCQYVNAAQSGCAQRYWTEARFAPEVIHAMNLAIDDLKQRFNVTKLVLVGYSGGAAVAALVAARRTDVARLITVAGNLDHRAWTSYHRVRALDVSLNAADSATLSADLPQTHFLGGHDRVMPPALARKWPVAFTGLNASNLRIVEDADHACCWADRWPALLGMD; encoded by the coding sequence GTGCGCATCCTGATCCCTTGGGCGCTGTCTGCCCTCTTGCTGGCGGGTTGCTCGACCCTGCCGTCCGCCAGCGAGCGGCAGGCGCACGCCATGGCGTTGGCTTCCAGCAAGGGCTGGCTGTCGAGTCACATTCCCGCTGGCGACTTCGATCTGGTGGCCTACGCCCCGCCCAGCTTGACTGCTGGCAAGCCATTGACGGTCTATATCGAAGGCGATGGATTTGCCTGGATATCAGGCACCCAACCGTCCACGGATCCCACCCCGCGCGACCCGCTGGCCTTGCGACTCGCCTTGGCGCAACCAGCAGGCCATGCCGTTTACCTGGCCCGACCCTGCCAGTATGTGAATGCCGCACAATCAGGCTGCGCTCAGCGTTACTGGACCGAGGCCCGCTTCGCCCCCGAGGTGATCCATGCAATGAACCTCGCCATCGATGACCTGAAACAACGCTTCAACGTCACAAAGCTGGTGTTGGTGGGCTATTCAGGCGGCGCAGCGGTCGCGGCGCTGGTCGCTGCACGCCGAACGGATGTAGCGCGGCTGATCACGGTCGCGGGCAATCTCGACCACCGGGCGTGGACGTCTTACCACCGTGTGCGAGCGCTGGATGTTTCTTTGAATGCCGCCGATAGCGCGACGTTGTCGGCAGACCTGCCGCAAACGCATTTCCTGGGAGGCCACGACAGGGTGATGCCACCCGCATTGGCCCGGAAGTGGCCCGTTGCCTTCACTGGACTGAACGCCAGCAACCTCCGGATCGTCGAGGATGCCGACCATGCGTGTTGCTGGGCCGATCGCTGGCCGGCGTTGCTGGGGATGGACTGA
- a CDS encoding autotransporter domain-containing protein, which yields MNKIHRTVWSESRQAHVIAHDGAATRGMPSSTRSAIASAVVIALASMASSPALAGSGCSVGINDMITVSTPISVICKLGAGQSLTVDGTGAIEVANSAVSLDRVAIGSITNGGTISGTSETSSGIFAVDASITSITNSGIISGGESSIYIAVGDGATLGSLTIAGNDTAKFIGKVYAPNTPVSIAAGATYTMNDGQWFTVSGFTNAGTLKIGAGSTAKITGDFTNTGTFSPAVSDTAFGKLIVSGTANLGGTLAVDASTMTGAQTHGNTLTDIIKAHVVSGTFANTTDNSALFNFTPVYKSDSVDLTLAAAPAAPAASSAASTPAPVAAPAPAPAPAPAPAPAPAPSYTLVEQIVRGAGNSPAYEAANVLGRVFASAPNGPLALQFVSITDDAGVNRAVSQTQPNPSASVGAAHTANGATAGVVQDRIAFNQDASVKLGLASGDAFYGDKNVWMKPFGSWADQDNRSGAAGFKASTSGLAFGADAKVSDSTRVGASFAYAAATTDGTSSVAPNSTKVDVYQLIGYGSHSLDPVTHLNFQASLGQNKNKGQRQITFAGTTASASFDSLVATLGAGVGRNVKLAEGTSFTPSVRADYSWIKDSAYTERGAGALNLNVAGRTTDELILAADGKLSHRYASGTSVTANLGLGYDALNQQRSLTSTYAGAPGLAFTTQGIDPSPWLVRAGLGIATQLQNGVELAARYDVEYREDFLNQTASVKLRWAF from the coding sequence ATGAACAAAATCCACCGCACCGTCTGGTCTGAGTCGCGCCAGGCGCATGTTATTGCCCACGATGGCGCCGCCACGCGCGGCATGCCCTCTTCCACACGCTCGGCCATCGCTTCGGCGGTGGTGATCGCGCTGGCTTCGATGGCATCTAGCCCGGCGCTGGCGGGGTCAGGATGCAGTGTTGGCATCAACGACATGATCACGGTGAGTACACCAATATCTGTAATTTGCAAGCTTGGTGCAGGTCAGAGCCTCACCGTCGATGGAACCGGTGCGATCGAAGTGGCTAATTCCGCTGTTTCGTTAGACAGAGTGGCTATAGGTAGCATCACCAACGGCGGTACCATCTCTGGGACTTCCGAGACTTCTTCCGGCATTTTTGCGGTCGATGCGAGCATCACCAGCATCACCAACAGCGGCATCATCTCTGGGGGAGAAAGCAGCATCTATATTGCTGTTGGAGATGGGGCGACTTTGGGCAGCCTCACGATCGCCGGCAACGACACCGCCAAGTTCATTGGCAAGGTGTATGCACCGAATACGCCAGTGTCGATCGCCGCAGGGGCCACCTACACCATGAACGACGGGCAGTGGTTCACCGTCAGTGGATTTACCAATGCCGGCACGCTCAAAATCGGCGCGGGCAGCACCGCAAAGATCACCGGCGACTTCACCAACACCGGCACATTCAGCCCCGCTGTGAGCGATACGGCATTCGGCAAGCTAATTGTCAGCGGTACCGCCAACCTCGGCGGCACACTCGCCGTCGATGCCAGCACCATGACCGGCGCACAAACGCATGGCAACACACTCACCGACATCATCAAAGCTCATGTCGTGAGCGGCACTTTTGCCAACACCACCGACAACAGCGCCCTGTTCAACTTCACACCGGTGTACAAATCTGACAGCGTCGACTTGACGCTGGCTGCTGCACCTGCTGCACCTGCTGCTTCTTCCGCTGCATCGACGCCGGCACCAGTTGCGGCCCCCGCTCCAGCCCCAGCCCCAGCCCCAGCCCCAGCCCCAGCCCCAGCCCCCAGCTACACATTGGTGGAGCAGATCGTCCGCGGTGCCGGTAACTCGCCAGCGTACGAGGCTGCCAATGTGCTGGGGCGGGTGTTTGCCAGCGCCCCCAATGGTCCTCTCGCGCTCCAGTTCGTCTCGATCACCGACGATGCGGGTGTCAATCGCGCTGTGAGCCAAACCCAGCCCAACCCCAGTGCCAGCGTGGGCGCAGCCCACACAGCGAACGGCGCCACGGCTGGGGTCGTGCAAGACCGTATTGCCTTCAACCAGGACGCTTCTGTGAAGCTGGGTCTGGCTTCTGGCGATGCTTTCTACGGCGACAAAAATGTCTGGATGAAGCCCTTTGGCAGCTGGGCCGACCAAGACAACCGCAGCGGGGCCGCCGGCTTCAAAGCCAGCACCAGTGGCCTCGCCTTCGGTGCCGATGCCAAAGTGTCGGACAGCACGCGAGTGGGCGCCTCTTTTGCGTATGCAGCCGCCACCACCGATGGCACATCCAGCGTGGCGCCCAACAGCACCAAGGTCGATGTGTACCAGCTCATCGGCTACGGCAGCCACAGCCTGGATCCGGTCACCCACCTGAACTTCCAGGCCAGCCTTGGCCAGAACAAGAACAAGGGTCAGCGTCAGATCACTTTCGCGGGCACCACCGCCAGCGCCAGCTTCGACAGCCTGGTGGCCACGCTGGGCGCCGGGGTGGGCCGCAACGTCAAGCTCGCCGAAGGCACCAGCTTCACGCCCTCGGTGCGGGCAGACTACAGCTGGATCAAGGACAGCGCCTACACCGAGCGCGGCGCTGGCGCGCTGAACCTGAACGTGGCGGGCCGCACCACCGATGAGCTGATTCTTGCCGCCGATGGCAAGCTCTCCCACCGCTACGCCTCAGGCACCTCGGTCACGGCCAATCTGGGGCTGGGCTACGACGCCTTGAACCAGCAGCGCAGCCTCACATCCACCTATGCCGGCGCCCCCGGGCTGGCCTTCACCACCCAGGGCATCGACCCCAGCCCTTGGCTGGTGCGCGCGGGCCTGGGCATTGCCACCCAGCTACAAAACGGCGTGGAGCTCGCGGCCCGCTACGACGTGGAATACCGGGAAGACTTCCTTAACCAGACCGCCAGCGTCAAGCTGCGCTGGGCGTTTTGA
- a CDS encoding autotransporter domain-containing protein has product MNKIHRTVWSESRQAHVVAHEGAATRGMPSSTRSAIASAVVVTLASMASAPAMAIPGCPDGAYSDSDRMFTVSGLTSQTCFIGPGESLTVDGTASANGAIESSWIGVVLHGSTVDTINNSGSISGVSAGISAELATANSIANTGSISGGIGIFAPTTLTSMTNSGFITGIYEGFHASGSTINSITNSGSGKISGNDYGIYTQSTHITSINNSGTISANANAIAGFSSNIGSITNSGTISGGGFGIYAAGSSISGITNSGTISAQSTGIGVNYSTINDITNSGTISGVHQSIYVDSESSLLSITIDGNSTAKFIGTVFATNTPVSIASGATYTLRDTDVFWVKSFTNNGTAQFAVEGPRTFSLDLVSDNTFVNNGTLAVAAGTTGTLTGNYTQSAEGVLRTHIADEGTYGQLVVTGTATLPSNAKIDVNVATPGFAFNKTSFDNIISAGTLLGGDTFTVTDNSLLFEFSAVKDNDNTVDLTLAAAPTSSPAPAPAPDAAAAPAPAASRSLVEQIVRDAGNSPALPAARVLGQLFANDPTGAVALMFVSLGNNAAVNNAVTQTLPSPSGGNVAAAHAALGGMSLVIRDRIAPTQDLSVKLGLSSGDGFYGDQKVWVKPFGSWADQGDRSGASGYKASTSGLAFGADATVSDTTRLGVSLAYAAANTDGKSSIAPNRTNVDVYQLIGYGSHSLDPVTDINFQAGLGQNKNKGQRSISFAGTTASGSFDSLVATLGGGVSRSFKLGEAAGFTPSLQADYTWIKDSAYTERGAGALNLNVAGRTTEELILAADGKLSHRYASGTSVTANLGLGYDTLSKQSSITAAFAGAPGLAFTTQGIDPSPWLVRGGLGIATQTQSGMEISARYDVEYREAFLNQTASVKLRWAF; this is encoded by the coding sequence ATGAACAAAATCCACCGCACCGTCTGGTCTGAGTCGCGCCAGGCGCATGTTGTTGCCCATGAAGGCGCCGCCACGCGCGGCATGCCGTCTTCCACACGCTCGGCCATCGCTTCGGCGGTGGTGGTCACGCTGGCTTCGATGGCATCTGCGCCTGCGATGGCGATCCCAGGATGCCCTGATGGGGCATACAGTGACAGTGACCGCATGTTTACGGTGAGTGGACTGACAAGCCAAACTTGCTTCATTGGCCCTGGTGAGAGCCTGACCGTTGATGGAACCGCATCAGCCAATGGCGCTATCGAATCTTCATGGATCGGCGTTGTTCTGCACGGTTCGACTGTTGACACTATCAACAACAGCGGTTCCATTTCAGGGGTCAGTGCCGGGATTTCTGCCGAATTAGCTACAGCCAATAGCATTGCCAACACTGGCTCCATTTCTGGGGGCATTGGGATCTTCGCACCTACAACCCTGACCAGCATGACCAACAGCGGCTTCATCACTGGAATCTATGAAGGGTTCCATGCTTCTGGCTCTACGATCAACAGCATCACCAACAGTGGCAGTGGCAAGATCTCCGGAAACGATTACGGCATCTACACTCAAAGCACACACATAACCAGTATCAATAACAGCGGGACCATCTCAGCGAACGCCAATGCTATTGCTGGTTTTTCGTCCAACATCGGAAGTATCACGAACAGCGGCACCATTTCTGGGGGCGGTTTCGGGATCTATGCTGCTGGTTCCAGCATCTCTGGCATCACCAACAGCGGCACCATCTCCGCGCAAAGTACAGGTATCGGGGTTAACTACAGCACCATCAACGACATCACCAACAGCGGCACCATCTCCGGGGTCCATCAAAGCATCTATGTTGATTCCGAGTCGTCTTTGCTCAGCATCACGATCGACGGCAACAGCACCGCCAAGTTCATTGGCACTGTGTTTGCAACGAACACGCCGGTCTCGATCGCCTCTGGGGCGACTTACACCTTGCGCGACACTGATGTTTTTTGGGTGAAGAGTTTCACCAACAACGGCACCGCGCAGTTCGCCGTCGAGGGCCCCAGAACTTTTTCCTTGGACCTGGTGAGCGATAACACCTTCGTCAACAACGGCACGCTGGCGGTTGCAGCAGGCACCACGGGCACCCTCACGGGCAACTACACGCAGTCCGCGGAGGGCGTCTTGCGCACCCACATCGCGGACGAAGGCACCTACGGCCAGTTGGTGGTAACCGGCACCGCCACCCTGCCGAGCAACGCCAAGATCGACGTGAATGTGGCGACCCCGGGCTTCGCCTTCAACAAGACCTCGTTCGACAACATCATCAGTGCGGGCACGCTGTTGGGTGGTGACACTTTCACGGTGACCGACAACTCGTTGCTGTTCGAATTTTCAGCGGTCAAAGACAACGACAACACGGTGGATTTGACGCTGGCTGCAGCGCCGACATCGTCCCCCGCACCGGCTCCAGCGCCGGATGCAGCCGCCGCTCCTGCTCCTGCTGCCAGCCGCTCCTTGGTGGAGCAGATCGTGCGCGATGCCGGCAACTCCCCGGCGCTTCCAGCGGCCCGTGTGCTCGGTCAACTCTTTGCCAACGACCCCACTGGGGCTGTTGCCCTGATGTTCGTCTCGTTGGGCAACAATGCCGCCGTCAACAACGCCGTGACCCAAACCCTGCCCTCGCCCAGCGGCGGCAACGTGGCGGCCGCCCATGCTGCGCTCGGTGGCATGAGCCTGGTGATCCGCGATCGCATCGCCCCCACGCAGGATCTCTCGGTCAAGCTGGGCCTGTCTTCGGGCGATGGTTTTTATGGTGATCAGAAGGTCTGGGTGAAACCCTTTGGCAGCTGGGCTGACCAAGGCGACCGCAGTGGCGCCTCCGGCTACAAAGCCAGCACCAGTGGCCTCGCCTTCGGTGCCGATGCCACCGTGTCGGACACCACGCGGCTGGGAGTCTCTTTGGCTTACGCAGCCGCCAACACCGATGGGAAGTCGAGCATCGCGCCCAACCGCACCAACGTCGATGTGTATCAGCTCATCGGTTACGGCAGCCACAGCCTGGACCCGGTCACCGACATCAACTTCCAGGCCGGCCTCGGCCAGAACAAGAACAAAGGTCAGCGCAGCATCAGCTTTGCGGGCACCACCGCCAGCGGCAGCTTCGACAGCCTGGTGGCCACGCTGGGCGGCGGCGTGAGCCGAAGCTTCAAGCTCGGCGAAGCCGCGGGCTTCACCCCCTCGTTGCAAGCGGATTACACCTGGATCAAAGACAGCGCCTACACCGAGCGCGGCGCCGGCGCGCTGAACCTGAACGTGGCCGGGCGCACCACCGAGGAATTGATTCTGGCCGCCGATGGCAAGCTCTCCCACCGCTACGCCTCGGGCACCTCGGTCACGGCCAACCTGGGGCTGGGCTACGACACTTTGAGCAAGCAAAGCAGCATCACCGCCGCCTTTGCCGGCGCCCCCGGGCTGGCCTTCACCACCCAGGGTATCGACCCGAGCCCGTGGCTGGTGCGCGGTGGCCTGGGCATTGCCACCCAGACGCAAAGCGGCATGGAAATATCGGCCCGCTACGACGTGGAATACCGTGAAGCCTTCCTCAACCAGACCGCCAGTGTCAAGCTGCGCTGGGCGTTTTGA
- a CDS encoding SMP-30/gluconolactonase/LRE family protein: MTTHTSTTLADQRYFCEGPRWHEGRFWFSDFYAHEVCSVGLGGDVRTELNLGDEQPSGLGWLPNGDLLVVGMTQRKVLRRAAGKDLAVHANLAGIATFHTNDMLVTPEGDAYVGNFGFDLDGYLQAHGIEHLLGALKSDPSPFLGKLAHLKSDGTASVAAEQVLFPNGMVLLDGGRTLVVAQTLGLELTAFDRAADGSLSNRRVWASLKAAKVSPDGICADAQGGIWVANARAPVVVRVEAGGQITDTVTTSQNAYACALGGPEGRHLLVCTAPSSGHTEAAAQANGRLEIVEI; the protein is encoded by the coding sequence ATGACCACACACACGTCCACCACCCTGGCCGACCAACGCTACTTTTGCGAAGGCCCTCGCTGGCACGAAGGCCGGTTCTGGTTCAGCGATTTTTATGCGCACGAGGTGTGCTCGGTGGGGCTGGGCGGCGACGTGCGCACGGAACTCAATCTGGGCGACGAGCAGCCGTCGGGCCTGGGCTGGTTGCCCAATGGCGATCTGCTGGTGGTGGGCATGACGCAGCGGAAGGTGCTGCGCCGCGCTGCCGGCAAAGACCTGGCCGTGCACGCAAACCTGGCCGGCATCGCCACCTTTCACACCAACGACATGCTGGTCACGCCCGAGGGCGATGCCTATGTGGGCAACTTCGGTTTTGATCTGGATGGGTATCTGCAGGCCCACGGCATCGAACACCTGCTGGGCGCGCTCAAGTCCGACCCATCGCCCTTCCTGGGCAAGCTCGCCCACCTGAAGTCGGACGGCACGGCGTCGGTGGCGGCGGAGCAGGTGCTGTTCCCCAATGGCATGGTATTGCTCGACGGAGGCCGCACGCTGGTGGTGGCCCAGACCCTGGGTCTGGAGCTGACGGCATTCGATCGCGCAGCCGACGGCAGCTTGTCGAACCGCCGGGTGTGGGCTTCGCTCAAGGCAGCGAAGGTGTCGCCCGACGGCATCTGTGCCGACGCCCAGGGCGGCATCTGGGTGGCAAATGCGAGGGCGCCGGTGGTGGTTCGCGTAGAGGCCGGCGGCCAGATCACCGACACGGTCACCACGTCACAAAACGCCTACGCCTGCGCACTGGGCGGCCCAGAAGGCCGGCACCTGCTGGTGTGCACGGCGCCCTCCTCGGGCCATACCGAGGCGGCGGCCCAGGCCAACGGGCGGCTGGAGATCGTGGAAATTTAA
- a CDS encoding MATE family efflux transporter: MKHTRADARREARAIAIIALPVIVAQLLQMGMGVADTLMAGRINALALSAVAMGAAMWFFTVIAGLGLMLALTPIIAHHVGANNHPLIREELRQGVWLALALSVFQMLTLLALSLLMPWIGIAPEIVSETRQYLLWIFWSLPLTCLYLVPRFLNESMGHTMPMLWTQLIMLPVNVLGNYLLMFGNFGFPKMGASGAALSTGIAQTIGCVALYAYTLRAPRYAQYQLRQRMTRPDWAHIATIVRIGVPISIGMAMESGMFTATALLMGRFGVDTVAGHQIAINIASITFMIPLGISIALTVRVGQALGSGDPVAARYRGRLGIALCGVFMLVSAFFLWLLRESLASLYTPNPAVITLAAQFLVYAAVFQLVDGLQVGAMGVLRGYKDTKIPMLVTVFGYWVVGMGLSLALGVFGPMGPAGLWAGLVVGLAVAAVILNVRFWRLTRRVPLSNPLLN, from the coding sequence GTGAAGCACACCAGGGCCGACGCGCGCCGCGAAGCGCGCGCCATCGCCATCATCGCCTTGCCCGTCATCGTGGCGCAGCTGCTGCAAATGGGCATGGGTGTGGCCGACACCCTGATGGCGGGCCGAATCAATGCACTGGCGCTGTCGGCTGTGGCCATGGGCGCGGCCATGTGGTTTTTCACCGTGATCGCCGGTCTCGGCCTGATGCTGGCTTTGACGCCCATCATTGCCCACCACGTGGGCGCCAACAACCACCCGTTGATCCGTGAAGAACTGCGCCAGGGCGTGTGGCTGGCACTGGCGCTGTCGGTTTTTCAGATGCTCACGTTGCTGGCCCTGTCGCTGCTCATGCCCTGGATCGGCATTGCGCCCGAGATCGTGAGTGAGACGCGCCAGTACCTGCTCTGGATTTTCTGGAGCCTGCCGCTCACCTGCCTCTACCTGGTGCCCCGGTTCCTCAACGAATCCATGGGCCACACCATGCCCATGCTCTGGACCCAGCTGATCATGTTGCCGGTGAACGTGCTGGGCAACTACCTGCTGATGTTCGGAAATTTCGGCTTTCCGAAAATGGGCGCATCGGGTGCGGCTCTTTCCACCGGCATCGCCCAGACCATTGGTTGCGTGGCGCTTTACGCTTACACCCTGCGCGCACCGCGTTACGCGCAGTATCAATTGCGCCAGCGCATGACCCGCCCCGACTGGGCCCACATCGCCACCATCGTGCGCATCGGCGTTCCGATCTCCATTGGCATGGCCATGGAATCGGGCATGTTCACCGCCACCGCTTTGCTCATGGGCCGTTTCGGCGTAGACACCGTGGCCGGTCACCAGATCGCCATCAACATCGCCTCGATCACCTTCATGATCCCGCTGGGCATTTCCATCGCGCTCACCGTGCGCGTGGGCCAGGCGCTGGGCTCGGGCGATCCGGTGGCCGCGCGCTACCGCGGGCGCCTGGGCATCGCGTTGTGCGGTGTCTTCATGCTGGTTTCCGCCTTCTTTCTGTGGCTCCTGCGCGAATCGCTGGCCAGCCTGTACACGCCCAACCCCGCCGTGATCACCCTGGCCGCCCAGTTTCTGGTCTACGCCGCCGTGTTCCAGCTGGTCGACGGCCTGCAGGTGGGTGCCATGGGCGTGTTGCGTGGGTATAAGGACACCAAGATTCCCATGCTCGTGACCGTGTTCGGCTACTGGGTGGTCGGCATGGGGCTCAGCCTGGCGCTCGGGGTGTTCGGCCCTATGGGGCCGGCTGGCTTGTGGGCGGGTCTGGTGGTGGGTTTGGCGGTGGCGGCGGTGATTCTGAATGTGCGTTTCTGGCGCTTGACGCGCCGGGTGCCCCTCAGCAACCCGTTGCTGAACTGA